From one Bacillus sp. FJAT-42376 genomic stretch:
- a CDS encoding peptidyl-prolyl cis-trans isomerase: protein MNKRALWFVIIGLVCLQIGTFIYFTSKNSSSGPPSETVAKIGQAEVSREEWLARLEDRYGKETLEQMVNIRVVEELSKKYHVTVKESAIDRELEMFKVSANATENEGHETEKEWRKQIRYSILLEELLTKDVNVTEKEMKNYYLENKGQYAFKDAYHLSQIKVSSKKQADEVIKELKEGSSFQVLAEEHASAEETQGDLGFLSQGHPSFPEEYLKEAASLKPGMYSEHPVKIKNGYAVLFLEEKIKGRTYSYNDVKEQIRRQLALEQIQGEISVKPLWKEAKAEWFYGQKD, encoded by the coding sequence ATGAACAAAAGAGCTCTTTGGTTCGTGATAATTGGACTGGTCTGCCTCCAGATTGGAACATTCATTTATTTTACGTCGAAAAATTCTTCATCTGGGCCGCCATCAGAAACCGTCGCGAAAATAGGCCAGGCGGAAGTATCGAGGGAAGAGTGGCTTGCGCGCCTTGAGGACCGCTATGGGAAAGAGACGCTTGAGCAAATGGTCAATATCCGGGTGGTCGAAGAGCTGTCAAAAAAATATCATGTGACGGTAAAAGAGTCTGCCATCGACCGGGAGCTTGAAATGTTTAAAGTCTCAGCCAATGCGACGGAAAATGAAGGCCATGAAACCGAGAAAGAGTGGAGAAAGCAAATCCGCTACAGCATTTTGCTGGAGGAGCTTTTAACGAAAGATGTGAATGTCACAGAAAAAGAAATGAAGAATTACTATCTTGAAAATAAAGGTCAATACGCATTTAAAGACGCCTATCATCTTTCTCAGATTAAAGTATCAAGCAAAAAACAGGCAGATGAAGTCATCAAAGAACTAAAAGAGGGTTCCAGTTTTCAAGTACTTGCTGAGGAGCATGCTTCAGCAGAAGAAACACAGGGAGACCTCGGCTTCCTTTCTCAAGGCCACCCGTCATTTCCGGAAGAGTATCTTAAAGAGGCAGCCTCTTTAAAACCGGGGATGTACAGTGAGCATCCCGTTAAAATAAAGAACGGCTATGCTGTTTTATTTCTGGAAGAGAAAATAAAAGGGCGGACGTATTCATACAATGATGTAAAAGAACAAATCAGACGCCAGCTTGCTCTTGAGCAAATCCAAGGGGAGATTTCGGTAAAGCCTCTATGGAAAGAAGCAAAGGCAGAATGGTTTTATGGGCAAAAAGATTGA
- the ltrA gene encoding group II intron reverse transcriptase/maturase has protein sequence MMEQILSYQNVTSALERVERNKGSHGVDGMSVQTLRSHLMEHWTPLRTELMTGTYVPQPVRRVEIPKPNGGVRKLGIPTVIDRFIQQAIAQVLNKKFDPTFSNQSYGFRPNKRGHDAVRQAKRYIKEGYRWVVDIDLEKFFDKVNHDRLMRILSNRINDPKVLQLIRRYLQSGVMEKGLVSPNTEGTPQGGPLSPLLSNIVLDELDKELEKRGLRFVRYADDCNIYVRSKRAGERVMESITTFIERKLKLKVNLEKSAVDRPWKRKFLGFTFTAHRKEPKIRISGQSIQRFKQRIKEITSRKWSISMKDRLEKLNRYLVGWLGYYQLADTPSVLAKLDGWIRRRLRMIRWKEWKKGKTKQRNLTKLGIKPNKAWEWANTRLGYWRIAKSPILDRALDNHYWSNQGLKSLLRRYETLRST, from the coding sequence ATGATGGAACAAATCTTATCCTATCAGAACGTTACGAGTGCACTCGAAAGAGTGGAACGAAACAAAGGAAGCCATGGTGTAGATGGGATGAGCGTACAAACCCTACGATCTCATCTCATGGAACACTGGACTCCTTTAAGAACCGAACTGATGACGGGGACCTACGTTCCCCAACCTGTCCGTCGAGTCGAAATCCCGAAACCGAACGGCGGAGTAAGGAAGCTAGGAATTCCGACAGTGATAGATCGTTTCATCCAGCAGGCTATTGCGCAAGTACTCAACAAGAAGTTTGACCCGACGTTCTCCAATCAAAGTTACGGTTTTAGACCTAATAAGCGTGGCCATGATGCAGTCCGACAAGCAAAACGCTATATCAAAGAAGGGTATAGATGGGTTGTGGACATCGACTTGGAGAAATTCTTCGACAAAGTGAATCATGACCGTCTTATGAGGATATTAAGCAACCGTATAAACGATCCAAAGGTTCTCCAACTAATACGCAGGTATCTACAGTCAGGGGTCATGGAAAAAGGACTTGTCAGTCCTAATACAGAAGGTACTCCTCAAGGGGGGCCACTAAGCCCCCTCTTATCAAACATCGTTTTAGATGAACTTGATAAGGAGCTTGAGAAAAGAGGACTCCGGTTCGTCCGTTACGCGGATGATTGTAATATCTACGTTCGTTCGAAGAGAGCAGGAGAACGAGTCATGGAAAGTATCACAACTTTCATCGAGAGGAAGCTCAAACTAAAAGTTAATCTTGAGAAAAGTGCAGTAGACCGACCATGGAAACGTAAGTTTCTTGGTTTTACTTTCACCGCTCATCGAAAGGAACCCAAAATCCGAATCTCTGGACAGAGTATTCAACGTTTCAAACAGAGAATAAAAGAAATTACATCGAGAAAGTGGTCTATCAGTATGAAAGACAGGTTGGAGAAGCTAAACCGTTACCTGGTGGGTTGGCTGGGATATTATCAACTAGCCGATACCCCCTCGGTTCTAGCCAAGTTAGATGGATGGATTCGAAGAAGATTGCGGATGATTCGATGGAAAGAATGGAAGAAAGGTAAAACAAAACAGAGAAACTTAACGAAGTTAGGCATCAAACCTAATAAGGCATGGGAATGGGCAAATACTAGGCTGGGTTATTGGCGTATCGCTAAAAGCCCAATACTAGATAGAGCCCTTGACAACCACTACTGGTCAAATCAAGGTCTCAAAAGCTTGCTTAGAAGATATGAAACTTTGCGTTCGACTTAA
- the pabA gene encoding aminodeoxychorismate/anthranilate synthase component II encodes MILMIDNYDSFTYNLVQYLGELGEDLVVKRNDEITLQEIRELNPEFLMISPGPCSPNEAGISMEAIREFAGIIPIFGVCLGHQSIAQVFGGDVIRAERLMHGKVSEIQHDGQTIFSGIETPFLATRYHSLIVKNETLPDCFTVSAKTDQDEIMAIRHKELPIEGVQFHPESIMTSAGKTLLKNFIETYKKAEESVS; translated from the coding sequence GTGATTTTAATGATTGATAACTACGATTCATTTACGTACAACCTGGTACAGTATTTGGGAGAACTCGGAGAAGATCTTGTGGTGAAGCGGAATGATGAGATCACCCTTCAGGAGATTCGCGAGCTGAATCCAGAGTTTTTAATGATTTCTCCAGGTCCGTGCAGCCCCAATGAAGCGGGCATCAGTATGGAGGCTATAAGGGAATTTGCGGGAATCATACCCATTTTCGGTGTATGTTTAGGGCATCAGTCGATTGCCCAGGTATTCGGGGGAGACGTTATAAGAGCGGAACGCCTTATGCATGGAAAAGTTTCGGAGATCCAGCATGATGGCCAAACAATTTTCAGCGGGATTGAAACGCCATTTCTCGCTACCCGGTACCATTCGCTTATTGTGAAGAATGAAACCCTCCCGGACTGCTTCACAGTTTCCGCGAAAACAGACCAGGATGAAATTATGGCCATCCGCCATAAAGAGCTTCCGATTGAAGGAGTTCAGTTCCATCCTGAGTCCATTATGACTTCTGCAGGCAAAACCTTACTGAAGAACTTTATTGAAACATACAAGAAAGCGGAAGAGAGCGTCTCGTAA
- the folP gene encoding dihydropteroate synthase, whose protein sequence is MGLTTLAAQSGMDCRGYTLNYNEKTLIMGILNVTPDSFSDGGRFNTLDQAVLRAKTLVGQGADIIDIGGESTRPGAVFVSEEEEMERVIPVIERLSKEVDAPISIDTYKAAVAREALKAGAHIVNDIWGAKAEPDIAAAAAEYDAPIILMHNRKERDYDQLIPDMITDLMESVAIAELAGVQNDKIILDPGIGFAKTFEDNMEVMGNMEAFTSLGYPVLLGTSRKTFIGKVLDLPPEERMEGTGATVCLGIHKGCAIVRVHDVKEIARMAKMMDAMIGKGSHAHG, encoded by the coding sequence ATGGGGCTAACGACATTAGCCGCGCAGTCCGGAATGGATTGCCGCGGATATACATTGAATTACAACGAAAAAACACTGATCATGGGCATTTTAAATGTCACACCTGATTCGTTTTCGGATGGGGGGAGGTTTAACACACTTGATCAGGCTGTCCTCCGTGCGAAAACGCTAGTCGGGCAAGGAGCGGATATCATTGATATCGGCGGGGAATCCACAAGGCCGGGTGCGGTGTTCGTTTCTGAAGAAGAAGAGATGGAGCGGGTCATTCCGGTTATTGAGCGGTTATCCAAAGAGGTGGATGCACCGATCTCGATTGACACATACAAAGCGGCTGTGGCAAGGGAAGCGCTTAAAGCAGGTGCGCACATTGTAAATGATATTTGGGGTGCAAAAGCGGAACCGGATATTGCGGCTGCAGCAGCGGAATATGACGCGCCGATCATTCTCATGCATAACCGGAAGGAGCGGGATTACGATCAGCTTATCCCTGATATGATCACCGACTTGATGGAGAGTGTAGCGATTGCGGAACTTGCGGGAGTTCAGAATGATAAAATCATTCTGGATCCGGGAATCGGTTTTGCCAAAACTTTTGAAGACAATATGGAAGTGATGGGAAACATGGAGGCATTCACAAGCCTCGGATATCCGGTTCTCCTTGGGACTTCCAGAAAAACCTTTATTGGAAAGGTTTTGGATTTGCCACCTGAAGAAAGAATGGAAGGGACAGGAGCGACTGTCTGCCTTGGTATTCATAAGGGCTGCGCCATTGTCCGCGTACATGATGTGAAGGAAATAGCAAGAATGGCGAAAATGATGGATGCGATGATTGGGAAGGGGAGTCATGCCCATGGATAA
- the cysK gene encoding cysteine synthase A, which produces MRVANSIHELIGETPIVKLNKMVDDDSADVYLKLEFMNPGSSVKDRIALAMIEAAEKNGSLKPGDTLIEPTSGNTGIGLAMVAAAKGINAILVMPDTMSMERRNLLRAYGAELVLTPGAEGMGGAIRKAEELSKEHGYFMPQQFKNAANPEVHRLTTGPEIVRQMDQLDAFIAGIGTGGTITGAGEVLKEHFPGIKIYAVEPADSPVLSGGKPGPHKIQGIGAGFVPDILNTELYEEVIGVKNEDAFEYARLAAKSEGVLGGISSGAAIYAALKVAKELGKGKKVLAIIPSNGERYLSTPLYQFE; this is translated from the coding sequence ATGCGTGTGGCAAATTCCATTCATGAATTGATTGGGGAAACCCCCATTGTAAAGTTAAACAAGATGGTAGATGACGATTCTGCAGATGTTTATTTAAAGCTTGAATTTATGAACCCCGGCAGCAGTGTAAAAGACCGGATTGCGCTGGCGATGATTGAAGCTGCGGAAAAGAACGGCAGCCTGAAGCCCGGAGACACACTCATTGAACCGACAAGCGGAAATACAGGAATCGGACTGGCTATGGTGGCAGCGGCTAAAGGAATTAATGCCATTCTTGTCATGCCGGATACAATGAGTATGGAGCGCAGAAACTTGCTTCGTGCCTACGGTGCAGAGCTTGTTCTCACTCCAGGAGCGGAAGGAATGGGAGGCGCGATCCGCAAAGCGGAAGAGCTTTCCAAAGAGCATGGCTATTTTATGCCGCAGCAATTCAAGAACGCCGCCAATCCAGAAGTTCACCGGTTAACAACAGGACCGGAAATTGTCCGTCAAATGGATCAGCTGGACGCGTTTATTGCAGGAATTGGAACGGGCGGAACCATTACGGGTGCCGGCGAAGTGCTGAAAGAACATTTTCCTGGAATCAAAATTTATGCGGTAGAGCCTGCTGATTCTCCTGTCCTTTCTGGAGGAAAGCCCGGTCCTCATAAAATCCAGGGGATTGGAGCAGGATTTGTTCCGGATATTTTAAATACTGAACTGTATGAAGAAGTCATCGGCGTGAAAAATGAAGATGCTTTTGAATACGCAAGGCTAGCTGCGAAAAGTGAAGGCGTACTTGGAGGGATTTCTTCAGGGGCTGCTATTTATGCCGCGCTAAAAGTAGCGAAGGAACTTGGCAAAGGCAAAAAAGTGCTTGCGATTATTCCGAGTAACGGAGAGCGCTATTTGAGCACACCGCTTTATCAATTTGAATAA
- the lysS gene encoding lysine--tRNA ligase, producing MSEQEMNQEELNDQLQVRREKLHTLREKGLDPFGKRFDATHQTAGLLAQFEQVTKEELEQNEHRVTIAGRIMTKRGKGKAGFAHVQDLQGQIQIYVRLDAVGEEQYELFNTADLGDIVGITGVMFKTKVGELSVKATSFELLTKSLRPLPDKYHGLKDIEQRYRQRYLDLIMNPESKQTFIARSKIIQSMRRYLDDHGYLEVETPTMHSIPGGASARPFITHHNALDMPLYMRIAIELHLKRLIVGGLEKVYEIGRVFRNEGISTRHNPEFTMIELYEAYADYNDIMKLTENLIAHIAKDVLGTTVVKYGDHEVNLEPEWTRLHMVDAIKEATGADFWKEMTVEEAKALAAEHGVDVTAHMTVGHIINEFFEQKVEETLIQPTFIYGHPVEISPLAKKNDEDPRFTDRFELFIVAREHANAFTELNDPIDQKERFEGQLKEREQGNDEAHMMDEDFIEALEYGMPPTGGLGIGIDRIVMLLTNSASIRDVLLFPQMRHR from the coding sequence GTGAGTGAACAAGAAATGAATCAGGAAGAATTAAACGACCAGCTGCAGGTAAGACGGGAAAAACTACATACATTGAGAGAAAAAGGGCTGGACCCTTTTGGAAAACGCTTTGATGCTACTCATCAAACAGCTGGTCTCCTTGCGCAATTCGAACAAGTAACGAAAGAAGAATTGGAACAAAACGAACACCGCGTAACGATTGCAGGACGTATTATGACAAAACGCGGCAAAGGCAAAGCGGGATTTGCCCATGTGCAGGATCTTCAGGGACAAATCCAGATCTACGTTCGCCTTGATGCAGTCGGGGAAGAGCAATACGAACTGTTCAATACGGCAGACCTTGGAGATATCGTTGGAATTACAGGGGTTATGTTTAAAACAAAAGTGGGAGAGCTTTCCGTTAAAGCAACTTCTTTTGAGCTGTTAACAAAATCTTTGCGTCCTCTTCCTGATAAATACCATGGACTGAAAGACATTGAGCAGCGCTATCGCCAGCGTTATCTGGATCTGATTATGAATCCTGAAAGCAAACAGACATTTATCGCACGGAGCAAAATTATTCAATCTATGCGCCGGTACTTGGATGACCATGGCTATTTGGAAGTAGAAACGCCTACTATGCATTCAATCCCGGGCGGAGCGTCTGCACGTCCGTTCATCACTCATCACAATGCACTGGATATGCCGCTCTATATGAGAATTGCCATTGAGCTTCACTTAAAGCGTCTGATTGTAGGCGGACTTGAAAAGGTATATGAAATCGGCCGCGTATTCCGCAATGAAGGGATCTCTACCCGCCATAATCCTGAATTCACGATGATTGAGTTGTATGAGGCGTATGCTGATTATAACGATATTATGAAGCTCACAGAGAACCTTATTGCTCATATTGCGAAAGATGTATTGGGCACCACTGTCGTGAAATATGGGGACCACGAAGTAAATCTTGAACCGGAATGGACAAGACTTCATATGGTAGATGCTATCAAAGAAGCTACAGGTGCGGACTTCTGGAAAGAGATGACCGTGGAGGAAGCAAAAGCTCTTGCTGCAGAGCATGGAGTAGACGTAACAGCTCATATGACGGTTGGACACATCATCAACGAATTCTTTGAGCAAAAAGTGGAGGAAACTCTTATTCAGCCTACATTTATTTATGGGCACCCTGTTGAAATCTCGCCGCTTGCCAAGAAAAACGATGAGGACCCGCGTTTCACAGACCGTTTTGAATTGTTTATTGTAGCCCGTGAGCATGCGAACGCATTTACTGAGCTCAATGATCCAATCGATCAGAAAGAGCGCTTTGAAGGCCAGCTGAAAGAGCGTGAGCAAGGAAATGACGAAGCTCATATGATGGATGAAGATTTCATCGAGGCACTTGAATATGGTATGCCTCCTACAGGCGGGCTTGGAATCGGGATCGACCGTATTGTTATGCTGCTGACAAATTCAGCTTCTATCCGTGACGTTCTTTTATTCCCTCAAATGAGACACCGCTAA
- the folK gene encoding 2-amino-4-hydroxy-6-hydroxymethyldihydropteridine diphosphokinase, producing MSAAVYLALGSNMGDRESYLMDAIKLLNEDPGIEVIKQSSIYETDPVGFTEQSAFLNMAVEIVSSYSPDELLDKTQHIEQCLGRTRKIRWGPRTLDLDILLYNHENIETERLIVPHPRMKERAFVLIPLYEINSHVSIPASQPISVIIDQLSDKEGVRLWKLRNGEGGLEPTES from the coding sequence ATGAGTGCAGCCGTTTATCTTGCTCTCGGGTCCAATATGGGAGACCGGGAAAGCTACTTAATGGATGCCATCAAGCTGCTGAATGAAGACCCCGGCATTGAAGTGATCAAACAATCTTCCATCTATGAAACCGACCCGGTTGGATTTACTGAGCAAAGTGCATTTTTAAATATGGCGGTGGAAATTGTTTCCTCATACTCTCCGGATGAATTACTTGATAAAACTCAGCATATCGAACAATGTCTGGGAAGAACGAGGAAAATCAGGTGGGGGCCGCGGACTTTAGACCTTGACATTTTATTGTATAATCATGAAAATATTGAAACAGAGCGGTTAATTGTCCCGCACCCTCGGATGAAGGAACGGGCTTTTGTGTTAATTCCTCTTTATGAAATCAATTCACATGTTTCAATACCGGCGAGTCAGCCGATTTCGGTCATCATAGATCAATTATCAGACAAAGAAGGGGTCAGACTATGGAAGCTGAGAAATGGGGAAGGCGGATTAGAGCCTACCGAAAGCTGA
- the dusB gene encoding tRNA dihydrouridine synthase DusB, producing MFKIGDIQMKNRVVLAPMAGVCNAAFRLTVKEFGAGLVCAEMVSDKAILYNNARTMGMLFIDEREKPLSLQIFGGEKDTLVEAAKFVDKNTTADIIDINMGCPVPKITKCDAGARWLLDPNKIYEMVSAVVDAVDKPVTVKMRTGWDSDHIYAIENARAVERAGGQAVAVHGRTRVQMYEGHADWDIIKQVKESVNIPVIGNGDVQTPQDAKRMLETTGVDAVMIGRAALGNPWMIYRTVNYLETGELAAEPSAREKMSVCKLHLDRLIELKGEYVAVREMRKHAAWYLKGIRGNAQVRNGINACETRADFVTLVDEFTEEAEARQDHSAEAV from the coding sequence GTGTTTAAAATAGGCGATATACAAATGAAAAACCGTGTTGTGCTTGCTCCGATGGCGGGCGTCTGCAACGCTGCATTCCGCCTCACGGTCAAAGAGTTCGGTGCGGGTCTTGTATGCGCGGAAATGGTCAGTGATAAAGCAATTCTTTATAACAACGCAAGAACAATGGGTATGCTGTTTATTGATGAGCGGGAAAAACCGCTCAGCCTTCAGATTTTCGGAGGAGAGAAAGACACATTAGTAGAAGCGGCGAAGTTTGTTGATAAAAATACAACAGCGGACATCATCGATATTAATATGGGCTGTCCTGTACCGAAGATTACCAAGTGTGATGCAGGTGCGAGATGGCTGCTTGACCCGAATAAAATATATGAAATGGTATCTGCTGTCGTCGATGCGGTTGATAAGCCTGTTACGGTCAAAATGAGAACAGGTTGGGACAGCGACCATATATATGCCATTGAGAATGCACGAGCTGTAGAACGCGCTGGCGGACAGGCTGTGGCTGTTCACGGACGTACCAGGGTACAAATGTATGAAGGGCATGCAGACTGGGATATTATTAAACAGGTAAAAGAGTCTGTTAACATCCCGGTGATCGGAAACGGAGACGTACAAACGCCTCAGGATGCGAAGAGAATGCTTGAAACAACCGGGGTGGACGCTGTTATGATTGGCCGGGCTGCGCTCGGAAATCCTTGGATGATTTACCGTACAGTTAATTACCTTGAAACAGGTGAACTCGCAGCAGAACCATCAGCCAGAGAGAAAATGTCAGTCTGCAAGCTGCATCTGGACCGCCTGATTGAACTGAAAGGTGAATATGTAGCTGTCCGCGAAATGCGCAAGCATGCAGCATGGTACCTGAAAGGCATCAGGGGCAACGCCCAAGTCCGGAACGGGATCAATGCTTGTGAAACAAGAGCTGATTTTGTAACATTGGTTGATGAATTTACTGAAGAAGCAGAAGCAAGGCAGGATCACAGCGCAGAAGCTGTATGA
- a CDS encoding anthranilate synthase component I family protein → MPNKTYYPFYKKMKWTADFFQTYKILSEGEPYHALLESGRGGRYTIAGLRPDTVITAKGREIEMVEGEEHRTFCAEHPLEWLQQWMSSVTAEKNPELPDFQSGAIGFISYDAVRHFEKLPVHSENDLDTPDFLWMIFHEAAILDHHTNEIYFIVLEDRSAPELARTKLEKWEQRWLHPVSRGHRAVYPLKEAEVKMHFTPEQFKDAVQKIKEYIAAGDVFQVNLSMRQGVKLENHPLDIYERLKEINPSPYMAYLETPDFQIVSGSPELLVKKSGRLLSTRPIAGTRSRGRDDEEDMQLAKELIDNEKERAEHVMLVDLERNDLGRVSKYGTVEVNEFMAIERYSHVMHIVSNVQGELEDGKNFSDIIRAVFPGGTITGAPKVRTMEIIEELEPKRRGIYTGSIGWIDFNGDLELNIVIRTLFAKDGAGYIQAGAGIVIDSNPDYEYKESLKKAAAVLKAAEQSRALS, encoded by the coding sequence ATGCCGAATAAGACTTACTATCCTTTTTATAAAAAAATGAAGTGGACGGCTGATTTTTTTCAAACGTATAAGATCCTTTCAGAAGGCGAACCCTATCATGCTCTGCTTGAGAGCGGGCGCGGAGGAAGGTATACGATTGCAGGACTCAGACCAGACACGGTCATTACGGCTAAAGGCCGGGAAATTGAAATGGTGGAAGGAGAGGAACACCGGACCTTTTGCGCAGAGCATCCTCTTGAGTGGCTTCAGCAGTGGATGTCATCGGTTACGGCTGAGAAAAACCCGGAACTCCCGGATTTTCAAAGCGGAGCAATCGGCTTTATTAGCTACGATGCTGTCCGCCACTTTGAAAAACTCCCTGTACATAGCGAAAATGACTTGGATACACCGGATTTTTTATGGATGATCTTCCATGAGGCGGCGATTCTCGACCACCATACGAATGAAATCTATTTCATCGTCCTTGAAGACCGAAGCGCACCGGAGCTTGCCCGAACTAAATTAGAAAAATGGGAACAGCGCTGGCTTCATCCTGTTTCAAGGGGCCATCGTGCCGTATACCCCTTGAAAGAGGCAGAAGTCAAAATGCATTTTACTCCTGAGCAATTCAAGGATGCTGTTCAAAAAATAAAAGAATACATTGCAGCTGGAGACGTGTTTCAGGTGAATTTATCCATGAGGCAGGGAGTGAAGCTTGAGAACCACCCATTGGACATTTATGAAAGACTGAAGGAAATCAATCCTTCTCCGTATATGGCTTACCTCGAGACCCCTGATTTTCAAATCGTATCCGGTTCACCGGAACTTCTCGTTAAGAAAAGCGGGAGGCTGCTCAGCACAAGGCCAATAGCGGGAACAAGGTCAAGAGGCCGTGATGATGAGGAAGACATGCAGCTTGCAAAAGAACTGATCGATAATGAGAAAGAAAGAGCCGAACACGTTATGCTGGTTGATCTCGAAAGAAACGACCTTGGACGCGTCTCGAAATACGGGACGGTGGAAGTAAATGAGTTCATGGCCATTGAAAGATACTCTCATGTGATGCACATTGTTTCGAATGTGCAGGGAGAATTAGAGGATGGAAAAAATTTTTCGGATATCATCCGCGCGGTATTCCCGGGTGGCACCATTACAGGCGCCCCAAAGGTTCGGACAATGGAGATCATTGAAGAACTGGAGCCGAAAAGAAGAGGAATTTATACGGGTTCCATCGGATGGATTGATTTTAATGGCGATTTGGAGTTGAATATAGTTATCAGAACTCTTTTTGCCAAGGATGGTGCCGGCTACATTCAGGCAGGGGCCGGAATCGTCATTGATTCAAATCCGGACTATGAGTATAAAGAGTCTCTGAAAAAGGCGGCCGCTGTCTTAAAAGCGGCAGAGCAGAGTAGAGCCCTGAGCTAA
- the folB gene encoding dihydroneopterin aldolase, producing MDKIYVSGMEFYGYHGVYKEENKLGQRFRADLTIEKDLKKAGQTDELEYTVNYAELYKICKRVIEGEPKKLVETLAEKIAADVLAAFPEVQSVTIKLVKPDPPIPGHYDHVAVELTRIQS from the coding sequence ATGGATAAAATCTATGTATCCGGAATGGAGTTTTACGGATATCATGGCGTGTACAAAGAAGAAAACAAGCTTGGCCAAAGGTTCCGGGCCGATTTGACGATAGAAAAGGATTTGAAAAAAGCAGGCCAAACAGACGAACTGGAATACACGGTGAACTATGCGGAACTTTATAAGATCTGCAAACGCGTTATTGAGGGGGAGCCGAAGAAGCTTGTCGAAACCCTTGCCGAAAAAATTGCAGCCGATGTCCTGGCAGCTTTTCCGGAAGTACAGTCTGTCACCATTAAATTAGTTAAGCCGGACCCTCCTATCCCCGGGCATTATGACCATGTAGCGGTCGAGCTGACCAGGATCCAGTCATGA
- a CDS encoding helix-turn-helix transcriptional regulator: MEAEKWGRRIRAYRKLKGYTQESFAKDLGISVSVLGEVERGNRVPSHEFVKEIAAALHVTVEELSPKE, from the coding sequence ATGGAAGCTGAGAAATGGGGAAGGCGGATTAGAGCCTACCGAAAGCTGAAGGGCTACACCCAGGAGAGTTTCGCAAAAGATCTTGGAATCTCGGTGTCGGTTCTTGGCGAAGTAGAGCGGGGAAACCGGGTGCCCAGTCATGAGTTTGTTAAAGAAATCGCAGCGGCGCTTCATGTAACGGTGGAGGAACTGTCACCTAAAGAGTAA
- the pabC gene encoding aminodeoxychorismate lyase, protein MFVFLNSKLIKGEEASVSLFDHGYMYGLGVFETFRTYQGHSFLLADHLARLNASLSELGIKVSLNAEQVHGMVQELLAANQMKNGDAAVRLTVSAGNGGPGFSDQVYEEPVISCFLRPIASPADQKQGQVLQLRRNTPEGAFRMKSSHYMNNFLAKKELYGKPDTEGIFLTKEDHICEGIVSNVFWVKNGTVFTPAPETGALDGITRKFVLALCRKLNVPYKEGFFPLHELLSAEEAFMTNSVQEVIPFSKIDIQSFAGKDGAVTQKLKEEYAKYRHALWSRDEL, encoded by the coding sequence ATGTTCGTGTTTCTTAATTCCAAACTGATAAAGGGCGAAGAGGCGAGCGTTTCCCTCTTCGACCATGGATATATGTACGGACTTGGGGTGTTTGAAACATTCCGCACCTACCAGGGCCACTCTTTTTTATTGGCGGATCACTTGGCCAGGCTTAACGCTTCTCTTTCAGAGCTCGGTATTAAGGTGTCTCTGAATGCAGAACAAGTACACGGCATGGTTCAGGAATTGCTTGCTGCCAACCAAATGAAGAATGGGGATGCAGCGGTGAGGCTGACCGTTTCAGCAGGGAATGGAGGTCCTGGGTTTTCAGATCAGGTTTATGAAGAACCGGTCATCTCCTGTTTTTTAAGGCCGATTGCTTCCCCGGCTGACCAAAAACAGGGGCAGGTGCTCCAACTAAGAAGGAATACACCTGAAGGAGCATTCCGGATGAAGTCGAGCCATTACATGAACAATTTTCTCGCTAAAAAAGAGCTGTACGGCAAGCCCGATACAGAGGGGATCTTTTTGACAAAAGAAGACCATATTTGCGAAGGCATTGTGTCCAACGTGTTCTGGGTGAAAAATGGAACGGTCTTCACTCCTGCACCGGAAACCGGTGCTTTGGATGGCATCACCCGGAAATTTGTTCTCGCTTTATGCAGGAAATTGAATGTGCCGTATAAAGAAGGATTTTTTCCGCTGCATGAACTGCTTTCAGCGGAGGAAGCCTTTATGACCAATTCTGTGCAGGAAGTGATTCCATTTTCAAAAATTGATATCCAATCTTTTGCAGGTAAGGATGGAGCCGTTACACAGAAACTAAAAGAAGAGTATGCAAAATACCGGCATGCTCTTTGGTCACGAGATGAGCTGTAA